One Mycobacterium paraseoulense genomic window, GCGCGACGTCCCCCTGGTGCTGCGCGTCTACGACCGGACACTGGGGGCCGCGGTGGCGCAGCGGTTCGGATTCGAAAACGTCCGGTCTACCGTCGAACTTGCCGCACCCTGGTTCATCGGCGCCGCGATGGGCCTGCAGGTGCTGGGCACGTTTTCCGTCGGGCAGCGCTCGTTCATGATCGGCGGGATGCACGTGGCACCCGGCAGCGAACTCGACGGGCTGAAGATGTTCGAACTGTCCACCCAGACCCGTGTCATCGCGATCACGCGTAAGGACGCGCCGGTCGAGCTTCATCCGCGACGTGACGCCTGGCTGCGCGGCGGCGACACGGTTTACCTCGTGGGCCCGTACCGCGAGTTGTTGGCGACGCTGCGCAAGGGTCAGCCTCCCCAGGAGCCGGCGGCCGGGGACGAGCGCGCGTCGGCCTAGTGGCGATCGCAAGCGCGGCGCAGCCGCGCGCGGCGGGTCGCCACCATCGGCCCAGTGGTGATCGCAAGCGCGGCGCAGCCGCGCGCGGCGGGTCGCCACTATCGGCCTCGCGCCTAGAGCCGGCCCGCCACGTCCGCCGCGCGGCTGAGCTGGTCGACGTCCGAGCTCGTCGGGATGAGCTGCACCTCGTCGGTGCCGATGTCCTCGAACGTGCGCAGCACCGCCAGCAGCTCGTCCTCGGTGCCGGCCCACCCGGTCGTCGGCGCCATGGCGTCGACGTACTCCCCCGGTATCCAGTTCATATAGCGCCGTAGGTGACGATGTACCTGCGCCCGGGCCTGTTCGGGCGGGCCGAACGCGAACCAGAACGACGTCACCAGGTGGGGTTTGCCCTTGCCGGCCCGCGCCCATGCGTCGCGCGCGACGTCGAACAGCTCGTTCTGCTTGGCGACGTCCAGATCCAGGGTCGTCCCGGCCAGTCCTGCGGCCCAGGAAGCGGCGCTGCGGATGGTCTTCGGGCCGATGCTGCCCACGAACAGCGGCGGCCCACCGGGCTGCACTGGCGCCGGACCGACCGGCAAGACCGATTCGGTGAGCTTTTCCCCGGCCCACACCCGCTTCATCACGGCCACGCGCTCGGCCATGTCGCGCATGGTCTGCGTCGCCGGGTCGGCGCCGACGGCGTGGTAGTCCTCATGCCTGCCGCCCACGCCGATGCCCACGCTCAGCCGCCCGCCACAGAGCATGTCGCCGGTCGCGAGTGCCTTGGCCAGCATGACGGGGTCGTGCAGCTGCGGCACGATCACGGTCGTCAGCAGCCGCACCCGACGCGTCCAGGCGGCCAGCGCCCCCAGCAGGGTGAGGTTGTCCGGGTTGTCGAAGGCGATGCGCTCACCCCAGCACAGCGACGAGAACGGGCCGTCGTCAATCGCGCGCGCCCAGTTCTCCAAGATTCCCGCGTCCAAGTCCGGTTCCATGACCGGCAGCGTCATCGCAATCCGCACGACGGCGATTCTGGCACGGGGGTCAACTTCCCGGCGTGCAAGTGGCAGCATGGAGCAGATGGGTTTCACCAGCAGTTCCATCGCGCACGTCCGCCTCACTGTCACCGATATCGAGCGATCCCGGCAGTTCTACGAGAGCGTGTTCGGTTGGCCCGTCCTGCTGGAAGTGCCCGACAACGCCGACGACGCCACCCGCAAACAGCTGAGCTTCTTGTTCGGCGGCGTCATCTACGACCTCGGCGGCACCCTGCTCGGGCTGCGGCCCGTAGCGACGGACCGTTTCCACGAAGACCGCGCGGGGCTCGACCACATCGCGTTCCGGGTCGGCAGCAAGGACGAATTGGATTCCGCGGCAGCGCACCTGGACGAACTGGGCGTCACCCATGAGCCGGTGAAAGACATCGGACCGTCCTACATCCTGCAGTTCCGCGATCCCGACAACATCGCCCTGGAGCTCACCGCGCCGAAATAGGAGGAGGCCATGGCCATCAGTTTCAACCACACGATCGTCGCCGCCCGCGACAAACGCGAGTCCGCGGAATTCCTCACCGAATTGTTCGGTCTGCCCGACCCAAAACCGTTCGGCCACTTCATGGTTGTTCAACTGGAGCACGGCGCCAACCTCGATTATGCGGACGCTCCCGAGGGCGGGGAGATCCCGCGGCAGCACTACGCCTTCCTGGTTTCCGAGGAGGACTTCGACGCCATTTACGGCAAGATCTCCTCGCGTGGCCTGCCGCACTGGGCCGACCCGGGCGCCAAACGGCCCGGCGAGATCAACCACAATGACGGCGGCCGCGGGGTGTACTTCCGCGACCCCTCGGGACATGCGATGGAGATCCTCACCCGGCCGTACGGGTCGGGAAGCTGAATCGGTGCGGCGGTAGCGCCTATTCGCCGGCGCGCGGTGTGCCGTGCCGCACGCTCTCCTGCGTCCGATAGTCCTCGGCGAATTGCACGACATGCCTGGGCAGCGCGTTGGCGGCGACGTCGGCCAGGGTGGTTTCCTCCAGCACCGACCGCATGCTGGCACGCAGCGCCCGCCAGACGTCGGTGAGCGCCGCGGTCGGCCCGGAGTAGGGCAGGTCCCCGAGACCGATGTCGCGGACGCTGGCCAATGGTCCGTCGATGCAGCGCAGCACGTCGGCGATGCTGATCTCGTCGCCGGGACGGGCCAGTTCGTAGCCACCCTCCCGGCCGCGATGGCTTCTCACCAGGCGGTCGGTGCGCAGGTTGGTCAGGATGTCGACCAGGAACTGCGGCGGTATGCCCTGCGCTTGGGCCAAGTCGTCGGTTTTCACCAACGTCCCATGGGGGACCGTGGCGAGCTGGACCATGGCCCGCACCGCGTACTCCGCCTTCGCCGACATGCGCACTCTCAGGATTGTGCCACTCGGTGCAGGATTTTCGGCGCAGCCGGGTGGGCTCGGCGTGCTAACCGCGCGATTCGAGCAGATCGACGATGCTTTGCGCCTGCTCCTCGACGGTGCGGTCGGACGTCAGCCGCAGGTCGGGGTTGGCCGGCGGTTGATAAGGGCTGTTGATGCCGGTGAAGTGTGCGATCTCGCCGGCGCGCGCCTTCGCGTACAGCCCCTTCGGGTCACGCTGCTCGCATTCCTCGATGGAGGTGTCACAGAACACCTCGACGAAGTCGAACCCCGCTGCCGCGTGCACATTACGAGCCATTTCGCGTTGCTCGGTCAGCGGGCTGATGGCCGGCACCAGCACGACGTTGCCGCAATCGGCGAGCAACGTCGCCACATGCGCCAGTCGGCGCAGGTTCTCGGCCCGGTCGGCCATGCTGAAGCCCAAGTCGGCGTTCAGACCGTGGCGCAGGTTGTCGCCGTCGAGAACATAAGCGGGAGTGCCCTTTTCGAGCAACATCTGCTCGACCAGCATGGCCACCGACGATTTGCCCGAACCGGATAGGCCGGTGAACCATACGGTCCGCCCCCGCGGCCGGGCCTCGGCCACGGTTGACGACTTGTGCCGCACGGTGTTCGGGCTTGCCGCCTGCGCCGACACGTCACGCAGCACCATGCCCGCAGCAACGGTGCCGTTGGTGTGCGGGTCGATCAGGATGAACGAGCCGGTGCTGGCGTTGCGGGTGTACTCGTCGAGCAGAAGCGGAACCTGAGTGCGCAGCGATATTCGGCCAAGTTCGTTGAGCTGCAACGCCGTTGCGGCCTTGTCCCGATGTAGGGTGTTGACGTCGAGTCGGTAGTCCAGCCCGGTCACCCGCACGCGCGTGGTGCGGGTGGTGTGCTTGATGACGTACTCGCGGCCGGTCTCCAGCGTCGCGTCGTCGGCCATCCAGCACACGGTCGCGTCGAATTCCTGGGCCACCCGGGGCTGATTGTTGGTGCGCGCGATGAGATCACCGCGCGAGATATCGATCTGGTCGGCAAGGCTGATCGAGACGGCCATCGGCGGAAACGCTTCTTGGACTGGGCCGTTCGGGCCGCCGATCGCGGTGATCGTGGTGGTCTTGCCGATCGGCAGTACGACGACTTCGTCGCCCGGCCGCATCACACCGCTGGCCACGGTGCCGGCATAGCTGCGGTGGTCTTGATGCTCGCGGGTGTGTGGCCGGATGACGTACTGCACCGGGAACCGCACGTCGACCAAGTTCCGGTCCCCGGCGATGTAGACCTCCTCCAGATGCGACAACAGCGCGGGGCCCTCGTACCACGGCGTCTGGTCCGACTTGGTCACCACGTTGTCGCCGTGCAAGGCCGAAATCGGGATAGTCGCCACGTCGTGCACATCCAACCGCGCGGCGAAGGCGTGGAATTCGTCGCGGATTGCCTCGAATTTCTCTCTGTCCCAACCGATCAGGTCCATCTTGTTGACGGCGAGCACGATATGCTGGATGCCCAGCAACGACGCCAGGAAGGCGTGCCGGCGCGACTGCTCCAGCAAGCCGTGCCGGGCATCGACGAGCACGATCACGAGCTGGGCGGTCGACGCGCCGGTCACCATGTTGCGGGTGTATTGGATGTGACCCGGCGTGTCGGCGATGATGAATTTCCGCTTGGGGGTGGCGAAATAGCGGTAGGCGACGTCGATCGTGATGCCCTGTTCGCGTTCGGCACGCAAGCCGTCGGTCACCAGCGCCAGGTCGGTGTAGTCGTGGCCGCGCTCTTTGGACGTCTGCTCCACCGCGGCCCACTGGTCCTCCATGACGGCCTTGGAGTCGTAGAGCAGGCGCCCGATCAGCGTGGACTTGCCGTCGTCGACCGAGCCCGCGGTCGCGAGGCGAAGCAGCGTGGTGGGTGTGGCCATCAGAAATACCCCTGCCGTTTGCGGTCTTCCATGCCGGCTTCCGAGATTCGGTCGTCGGCCCTGGTGGCGCCCCGTTCGGTCAACCGCGACACCGCGGTCTCGGCGATCACCTCCTCGACCGTGACGGCCTCCGATTCCACGCATCCGGTGCAGGTGACGTCCCCGACGGTGCGGAAACGCACCGTCGCCTCGAACACCGGCTCGTCGTCGCGCGGTTGCATGTGCCGGTCGACCGCCAGCAGCATGCCGTCGCGGCGAAACACCTTGCGCCGGTGGGCGTAATAGATCGAGGGCAACGCAATGTTCTCCGCGCCGATGTAGGACCAGATGTCGAACTCGGTCCAGTTCGACAGCGGGAAGGCCCGGATGTGCTCGCCCTTGTGGTGCCGGCCGTTGTACAGGTTCCACAGCTCGGGCCGTTGCGCCTTCGGGTCCCACTGGCCGAACTCGTCGCGGAAGCTGAACACCCGCTCCTTGGCGCGGGCCTTCTCCTCGTCGCGGCGCGCTCCGCCGAACGCCGCGTCGAACTTGTTCTCCCGGATGGCGCGGAGCAGCGTCACGGTCTGGATCGAGTTGCGTCCCTGCGGTGGCTCGACGACGCGGCCTGCGTCGATGTCCTCCTGAACCGAGGCGACCACCAGGCGCACCCCATGCTCGGCGACCAGCTCATCGCGGGTGGCGATCACCTCGTCGAAGTTGTGGCCGGTGTCGACGTGCATCACCGGGAACGGCAACCGACCGGGCCGGAACGCCCGCAGCGCCAGGTGCAGCATGACGATGGAGTCCTTGCCGCCGGAGAACAGCAGAACGGGCCGCTCGAATTCGGCGGCCACCTCCCGGATGATGTGGATCGCTTCGGCCTCCAGCGAGCGCAGGTGGCTCAGCTCGTACTGGCCGGCGGCTGGAGCCGCCTTCAGATCGCTGGTCATAACTTCCTTGCTGATCTTGGTTGAACTGACCATATTTGGCATATTTGCCATCTATCGAATCAGCTAACCTCACGGGTGTCAAATTCGGGTTCAATATGGTCCGGGCACCAGCGATGGGATGCATTACGTCCGGGGCGACGGCAACCCCTTTTGCCGCTCGGGAACAGTACGAAAGCATGGGCGGATGACTACACCTTCCAAAGCTCCCAGCGGCCGCGACGTCATCTCGCAGTTCCTCCCCCAATCGCCGTTCGTTGCGAAGCTGGGCATTGTTGCCGACCGGCTCGATGGCCACGAGGTCAGGCTGCGGCTGCCGTGGGATCCCTCCAACGTGACGATCGGTGACATGGTGCACGGGGGCGCCATCGCCACACTCGCCGACGTCACCGTCATGGCGGCGGCCTGGTGCGGCTCGGAGGCGCCCCCGGAGCTGCGGGGCGTAACCGTCTCGATGGCGTTGGACTTCATGGCGCCGGCCCGCGCCACCGACGTGATCGGCGTAGGCCGGGTGCTGCGGCGCGGCCGGTCGCTGGTGAACTGCGAGGCGGAGGTCGTCGACGCGCACGGCAGGCTCGTCGCGAAGGCCCTCGCCACCTACAAGGTCGGCTGACCGCTAGACCTTGACTTCCTCCAGCTTGCCCGTCGCGACGTCGAAGACGAATCCGCGCGCGGATCCGTGCTTGGTCACGAACGGGCTGGCGTCGATGCGGCGCAACGACTGCCGGACATCCTCGGCAACGTCCGGGAACGATTCGGGGGCCCACGGCGGCTTGACGCCGGTCTCCTCTTGAATGGCGCGCTTGAATTCGTCGTCGGTGAAGGTGAGCATGCCGCAGTCGGTGTGGTGGATCAGGATGATCTCCGTGGTTCCCAGCAACCGCTGGCTGATCGCCAGCGAGCGGATGACGTCGTCGGTCACGACCCCGCCGGCGTTGCGGATGACGTGCGCCTCGCCCTCGTTGAGACCCAGGGCGCGGTAGACGTCGAGCCGGGCATCCATGCACGCCACGACCGCGACGTGTTTGCCCGGCGGCATCGGCAGCGGCCCGTGGAAGGTGCTCGCATACCGGGCGTTGTTGCCCAGGAAGTCATCGGTAACCGTCACGCAAGCCTCCTCGGAGTGTCGCGGCACGGAATTTGCTGCCTGCATCGGTGCCGCGGTGGATGTTAACAACGGGCCATCGATTATTGACGCATGAAAATCAGCCTGATCACAAGGATCGGGCCGCCGAACCGGGCCGGTCCGGGCCCGGCTCGTTAACCTGTCCCAATGCGAGGCGGGCGGTGCGGTCGGGGATGATTCGCTTCTTGGCGCGCCGGCTGCTCAACTACGTCGTGCTGCTGGCGCTGGCATCGTTTCTGACCTTCTGCCTCACATCGGTCGCCTTCCGGCCCCTGGACAGCCTGTTGCAGCGCAGTCCGCGCCCGCCGCAGTCGGTCATCGACGCCAAGGCGCACGCGCTCAACCTGGACAAGCCGATACCGATCCGCTACGCGCAGTGGGCCGCCCACGCCATTCGCGGCGACTTCGGCAAGACCATCACCGGCCAGCCCGTCGGCGCCACGCTGTGGCGGCGCGTCGGAGTCACCCTGCGGCTCCTGGTCGTCGGGTCGCTGGCGGGCACCGTCCTGGGCATCGCGGCCGGGGCCCGGGGAGCCATCCGCCAATACCGACTCAGCGACCGCCTCGTCACGATGATGGCGCTGCTGGTCCTGAGCACCCCGACGTTCGTCATCGCCAGCCTCTTGATCCTCGGCGCACTCCGGGTGAACTGGGCTTTCAGCGTGCACCTTTTCGACTACACCGGGGAAACGTCGCCGGGTGTGGCTGGTGGGGCCTGGCACCACCTGGTGGACCGGTTGCGCCATCTGATCCTGCCCACGCTCACCCTGACCCTGGCGGCCGCCGCCGGATACAGCCGTTATCAGCGCAACGCGATGCTCGACGTCCTGGGGCAGGACTTCATCCGAACGGCCCGCGCCAAAGGGCTCACCCGCCGCCGCGCGCTGGTGAAGCACGGGCTGCGCACGGCGCTGATACCCCTGGCCACCCTGTTCGCCTACGGTGTCGCCGGGCTGGTCACCGGCGCGGTGTTCGTGGAGAAGATCTTCGGCTGGCACGGCATGGGTGAATGGCTGGTGCAGGGCATCGCGACGCAGGACACCTACATCATCGCCGCGATCACGCTGTTTTCCGGCACCGTCGTGCTCCTGGCCGGCCTGCTCTCCGACGTCTTCTACGCCGCCCTCGACCCGAGAGTTCGGGTCTCATGACGGCCGAGCCCAAAGCTCAAGCCGCTCAAGGGATCTCCGCCCCAACGACCTCGGAGTTCACCTCGCGCCGCACCCTGGTGCTGCGCAGGTTCGTCCGCAACCGGTTGGCGGTCGCGGCGCTGGTGCTGCTGGTGCTGCTGTTCGTCGGTTGCTACACGCTGCCGGCGGTGCTGCCGTATTCCTACGACGACCTCGATTTCGACGCGCTGCTGCAACCGCCAAACAGCCGCCACTGGTTGGGCACCAACGCGCTGGGGCAGGACCTGCTGGCGCAGATCCTGCGGGGCATGCAGAAGTCGATGCTGATCGGTGTCTGCGTGGCGGTCATCTCGACCGGCATCGCCGCCACCGTCGGCTCGATCGCCGGCTATTTCGGTGGCTGGCGGGACCGCGCACTGATGTGGTTGGTCGACCTGCTGTTGGTGGTGCCCAGCTTCATCCTCATCGCCATCGTCACACCGCGAACCAAGAGCTCGGCCAACATCCTGATGCTCGTCCTGCTG contains:
- a CDS encoding ABC transporter permease; this translates as MTAEPKAQAAQGISAPTTSEFTSRRTLVLRRFVRNRLAVAALVLLVLLFVGCYTLPAVLPYSYDDLDFDALLQPPNSRHWLGTNALGQDLLAQILRGMQKSMLIGVCVAVISTGIAATVGSIAGYFGGWRDRALMWLVDLLLVVPSFILIAIVTPRTKSSANILMLVLLLAGFGWMISSRMVRGMTMSLREREFIRAARYMGVSSRRIILRHVVPNVASILIIDAALNVASAILAETGLSFLGFGIQPPDVSLGTLIANGTQSATTFPWVFLFPAGVLVLILVCANVTGDGLRDALDPGSGMLRGVAR
- a CDS encoding ABC transporter permease, yielding MIRFLARRLLNYVVLLALASFLTFCLTSVAFRPLDSLLQRSPRPPQSVIDAKAHALNLDKPIPIRYAQWAAHAIRGDFGKTITGQPVGATLWRRVGVTLRLLVVGSLAGTVLGIAAGARGAIRQYRLSDRLVTMMALLVLSTPTFVIASLLILGALRVNWAFSVHLFDYTGETSPGVAGGAWHHLVDRLRHLILPTLTLTLAAAAGYSRYQRNAMLDVLGQDFIRTARAKGLTRRRALVKHGLRTALIPLATLFAYGVAGLVTGAVFVEKIFGWHGMGEWLVQGIATQDTYIIAAITLFSGTVVLLAGLLSDVFYAALDPRVRVS
- a CDS encoding Rrf2 family transcriptional regulator, which gives rise to MRMSAKAEYAVRAMVQLATVPHGTLVKTDDLAQAQGIPPQFLVDILTNLRTDRLVRSHRGREGGYELARPGDEISIADVLRCIDGPLASVRDIGLGDLPYSGPTAALTDVWRALRASMRSVLEETTLADVAANALPRHVVQFAEDYRTQESVRHGTPRAGE
- a CDS encoding LLM class flavin-dependent oxidoreductase, coding for MTLPVMEPDLDAGILENWARAIDDGPFSSLCWGERIAFDNPDNLTLLGALAAWTRRVRLLTTVIVPQLHDPVMLAKALATGDMLCGGRLSVGIGVGGRHEDYHAVGADPATQTMRDMAERVAVMKRVWAGEKLTESVLPVGPAPVQPGGPPLFVGSIGPKTIRSAASWAAGLAGTTLDLDVAKQNELFDVARDAWARAGKGKPHLVTSFWFAFGPPEQARAQVHRHLRRYMNWIPGEYVDAMAPTTGWAGTEDELLAVLRTFEDIGTDEVQLIPTSSDVDQLSRAADVAGRL
- a CDS encoding beta-class carbonic anhydrase; its protein translation is MTVTDDFLGNNARYASTFHGPLPMPPGKHVAVVACMDARLDVYRALGLNEGEAHVIRNAGGVVTDDVIRSLAISQRLLGTTEIILIHHTDCGMLTFTDDEFKRAIQEETGVKPPWAPESFPDVAEDVRQSLRRIDASPFVTKHGSARGFVFDVATGKLEEVKV
- the cysD gene encoding sulfate adenylyltransferase subunit CysD, translated to MANMPNMVSSTKISKEVMTSDLKAAPAAGQYELSHLRSLEAEAIHIIREVAAEFERPVLLFSGGKDSIVMLHLALRAFRPGRLPFPVMHVDTGHNFDEVIATRDELVAEHGVRLVVASVQEDIDAGRVVEPPQGRNSIQTVTLLRAIRENKFDAAFGGARRDEEKARAKERVFSFRDEFGQWDPKAQRPELWNLYNGRHHKGEHIRAFPLSNWTEFDIWSYIGAENIALPSIYYAHRRKVFRRDGMLLAVDRHMQPRDDEPVFEATVRFRTVGDVTCTGCVESEAVTVEEVIAETAVSRLTERGATRADDRISEAGMEDRKRQGYF
- a CDS encoding VOC family protein encodes the protein MGFTSSSIAHVRLTVTDIERSRQFYESVFGWPVLLEVPDNADDATRKQLSFLFGGVIYDLGGTLLGLRPVATDRFHEDRAGLDHIAFRVGSKDELDSAAAHLDELGVTHEPVKDIGPSYILQFRDPDNIALELTAPK
- a CDS encoding PaaI family thioesterase, which gives rise to MTTPSKAPSGRDVISQFLPQSPFVAKLGIVADRLDGHEVRLRLPWDPSNVTIGDMVHGGAIATLADVTVMAAAWCGSEAPPELRGVTVSMALDFMAPARATDVIGVGRVLRRGRSLVNCEAEVVDAHGRLVAKALATYKVG
- a CDS encoding VOC family protein, coding for MAISFNHTIVAARDKRESAEFLTELFGLPDPKPFGHFMVVQLEHGANLDYADAPEGGEIPRQHYAFLVSEEDFDAIYGKISSRGLPHWADPGAKRPGEINHNDGGRGVYFRDPSGHAMEILTRPYGSGS
- the cysC gene encoding adenylyl-sulfate kinase, whose amino-acid sequence is MATPTTLLRLATAGSVDDGKSTLIGRLLYDSKAVMEDQWAAVEQTSKERGHDYTDLALVTDGLRAEREQGITIDVAYRYFATPKRKFIIADTPGHIQYTRNMVTGASTAQLVIVLVDARHGLLEQSRRHAFLASLLGIQHIVLAVNKMDLIGWDREKFEAIRDEFHAFAARLDVHDVATIPISALHGDNVVTKSDQTPWYEGPALLSHLEEVYIAGDRNLVDVRFPVQYVIRPHTREHQDHRSYAGTVASGVMRPGDEVVVLPIGKTTTITAIGGPNGPVQEAFPPMAVSISLADQIDISRGDLIARTNNQPRVAQEFDATVCWMADDATLETGREYVIKHTTRTTRVRVTGLDYRLDVNTLHRDKAATALQLNELGRISLRTQVPLLLDEYTRNASTGSFILIDPHTNGTVAAGMVLRDVSAQAASPNTVRHKSSTVAEARPRGRTVWFTGLSGSGKSSVAMLVEQMLLEKGTPAYVLDGDNLRHGLNADLGFSMADRAENLRRLAHVATLLADCGNVVLVPAISPLTEQREMARNVHAAAGFDFVEVFCDTSIEECEQRDPKGLYAKARAGEIAHFTGINSPYQPPANPDLRLTSDRTVEEQAQSIVDLLESRG